The Populus alba chromosome 13, ASM523922v2, whole genome shotgun sequence genome contains the following window.
TACCATGTTTCTATAGTTTAGactctttattaattaatgtgtATTAAAATGcttgaatttgaataaaaaattaattactttggcatttatattttatttcttcatataaaatgagttttgaatttattgtttttcagtCATCGTATTTTAGAGTAAATGTAATTTAGTCCTTgacttaattttcttaattgagtCCCTACTTGTCAAATTATAAacttcattaaaattaatctaataacttaaatgtGTTGATGAATAAGGTAAAATAAGGTAAGAGTTAAATGAATTCAAATAGGTATATATGTCCATTATCATACAtctattatgataaaaaaaaaaaaattatcttctttcttaaaaaaaaaaaaaaaaactatttccttgcttttaacctaaaaacaattgagataaaataaaattaaaaaaaaaaagaaggaaaaacaactCGTAGCAAATATATGGTATTATGGGAATAAAATCTATCCCAAAATAATATTCACTCCTTGAACTTGTTGATAATTATATTGGACTGGATTAATTGGTCATGAATGtgattatttattatgattactcttgatattattatgatatgaatgatttttttaacaataacatttatttattttgataattttgaaaaagtttactatttgatagttttatatttgtttttaatgataacTTAATTGTTAGGGATCACGAGATGATAGTtattgcaaaataaaatgacaaaaaagacTTTGGATCTTTTCaacacaaaattaattaagagcTGAGGgtgtatgatgacatcaacgCAACCCGAGGTCAGTTTTCTGCTCTATAAATTATCTAGCTAGTTGTGGTTGCTAAGAGAGCAAGCAATGGAGAATGAGAAGAGCAAGATCCTCATATTTGGGGGAACTGGCTACTTAGGCAAGTATATGGTGAAAGCAAGTGTTTCAATGGGCCACAAAACTTACGTATATGCTCGTCCCATCACCACGCAATCTTCTCCTGCTAAAATAGGCATCCGCGAGGAATTCCAAGCCATGGGGGTCACCATTGTTCAAGTATATATTGATTAATATCTAATTGCCCCTTCGTTTTCTAATTTACCAGCACTCATCTTGATTACCCTTCACTCTACATGTACGTGTTCAAAAGAAATGACGATTTATAACTAAACAGTTTTCAAGTGTTGCAGGGAGAATTCGATGAGCAGGAGAAACTTGTATCGGTTCTTCGTCATGTGGATGTAGTAATCTCCACAGTAGCTTATCCTCAGGTTCTCGACCAGCTCAAAATCATAGAAGCCATAAAAGTTGCTGGTAATAtaaaggtatatatatatatatgtatatatatcctCTTGTTAAAGAAGAACAATCTGGAGAATGTTTATGTGCATGTGTGGTGGGCTAGCTAAGCTTATTCGTGTAATTTTCTGTGCATATATACTAGAGGTTCTTTCCGTCAGACTTTGGAGTTGAAGAGGACAGGGTGACTCCCTTGCCTCCATTTGAAGCTTTCCttgagaagaagaggaagattaGGAGGGCCACAGTGGAAGCTGGAATCCCTTACACTTTTGTTTCAGCAAATTGCTTTGGTGCATATTTTGTCAATTACTTGCTCCGTCCACGCGAGCAACCTCAAGATATTTCTGTCTATGGATCTGGTGAAGCTAAGGGTACGAAAACATCTATTCCATCCATTCATTATCGTCGTCATTGTgtaaatcaaaatccaaatttactGTACACGTACACCACGTCAGTATCTATATATTATGTTTAACAGCGGTGATAAACTATGAAGAAGATATAGCCATGTACACCATCAAAATAGCTGATGACCCCGAAACATGCAATCGAGTTGTAATCTATCGGCCGCAGAAGAACATTGTAACTCAGCTTGAACTTATTTCCCTTTGGGAGAAGAAGACTGGAAAGACATTTAATAGGATTTACGTCCCTGAGGATGAGATAGTGAAGCTCTCTGAGAGTAAGAAATTTCTGTTGactcgttaatttttttttaatatttgatatacTTTGGCTTCTTGCCCTTTTCGTTTGATTAATGGGATTCTTCCATTctgtatgaattttttttgatccCAGACTACATTCTCAGGTGATTTCTTTTCACCTTTCAAAAGCATTTGACTTCTTGCTAACATCTGGTGCAGCCCTTCCACATCCACAAAATATTCCGGTTTCAATTCTTCACAGTTTGTTCGTGAAGGGTGTCACGATGGGGTTTGAACTGGGAGAGGATGACTTGGAGGCTTCCGGGCTATATCCAGACCTGGAATTTAGAACGATCGATCAActtcttgatatttttctcACTAGCCCTCCAGATGCTGCAGCTGCTGCTTTTGAATGAGTTTTATGATCTGTGATTTCCAtgtcttgaatttgttttcttgtttgtaaCGTCCGCAGATAGACGGACATCTAAAGGATCAGGTTGTGAGGCCGAGCTAGGCCATTATCTCTAATAATCGAAGTCCTTTCTCTATCACCTTCTGTTTCCTGTTGCTGAGACTTGTTAGAATTGGCTTTGGTACTGCAGTTATTATTGTCGTCTCCAGGACATTATCATCAAGAAGGTGGAACAAAATATAGAGATCTTTGCTAGACTTTAATggctctttttttaattaggcaTCCAAATTCTCATAAGAATAATACACGAGTGCAtaacattatattattattgctgctgctgctatatattttggctgtattatctttattgatttttctagtttaatatttttctagttttgttatttaatattttttgttgattatttaTTGGGCAATATAAATTGTTTcggtttgatattttttatttatttatcatgatCACAGATAAACACTTGATATTTGGTTGGTacattttagataaaaaaaaatataaaaatattttttttgttaaactcAATTGAGTATATAATCCGAGTCACAAGTTTGACTggttaattttagttaatttgaaatcggacttcataatttttttaaattatataaataattcttgattttagGGGCTTTTTaaatgttgattttaatttgaaaattaaagattaaattaccCTTTATACCAAACTTTGTTAGGCTTGCATCTATAggctttttatcattttattttggttttatatataattatcaagatgattcagtatttaaaaaaatataaactattattttaaaataaaagttgttaaTGTGTATGTGGGAGGTACTAGCATATGAAAGGTGATCGTACTTTTTGGGCATTGCATGTAATGCCTCTTGACAGCCAAAAACAATCAACCATCATGTCTTCTAGAGGGTCAAGTTGTAGTGCATGTACGGTGATTCAAGGTGGTTTGATGATAATTGagtatttttttctcctttttttttctctcccttccTTGGGAAAAGCATTAGCTAGAATTTAAAgttgtccttattttttttatttcaattgtggttctcattttttttattgctttttatttgttttgaatattttttatattgattttttttcaatttcatccattaacattcagttttatttgatttatacattaaatttggttttcattctttAGATTGCTATTTTATATGTGTGTTTGTGCGTGCACGCTTttcttaattaatgtttttttcatttttcttctctcatcattttatttttatatcaaattcaatCCTCAATTAGCTttagttggttgagaattaagtttcgtaatttttttatggtgcaATGATCTAGGCTAATAACCTGGTCACGAGTATGAAATGTTAAACTGAATCGATATtagtcttttcaatttcatcaattagCTTTCGTTGGCTCTCAAACGAAGTGTTTTGATCTTAAACTAATAAGTAAGATCATCCATAATGAagtacaatttgttttttccacATGGATTCTTTGTATGAAGTATAAAGGAGTGGAATGTTACTTTTCATTCATCTTTGTTATATAGTACCAACATAGAATAATAAAAGGCAAACATtagggaaaaagaaaggaaaaaaaaaggcaaacattacacattaaaaaaaaaaatcataataggaaaagaaaagaaaagaaaaacatgaaccAAAAAGAAACCCTGATCTGCTAGAGAGACCgctaacataataaaaaaaacaaaaccatatgATCAAATAATGAATAGAGAAACAGTAATTGAAGACACAGTCAATTACCATGAATGAGTTTTATGATCTGTGATTTCCAtgtcttgaatttgttttcttgtttgtgaCGTCCGCAGATAGACGGACATCTAAAAGGTCAGGTTGTAAGGCCGAGCTAGGCCATTATCTCTAATAATCGAAGTCCTTTCTCTATATACCTTGGATGTAGTGTCCTTGGAGGGATCTAGTGTGTCACCTTCTCTGTTTCTTGTTGCTGAGATAGAATTGGCTTTGGTACTGCAATTATTATTGTCGTCTTATCACACGGTTAAGTTAAGAGTGATtaaattcggttcggtttgatttttatcaaaaaagtaaattcagtttgaaccggtttcaatttggtttggttttttagggaaaaaacaggttcaaaccggtttggttcggtttttttttcggtttggctcggtttttttttgtttgactcggttttttcggtttggcttgtttttttccggtttggcttgatttttttttgttcggttttaggcttataaaaccaataccgaaccgaaccggtcggtttttcaaaattttaatcggttttttttcacggtttggttttttggttatttttttctcagttttctcgttttctcggtttttttgttCAGCACTACACACGGCCCTTgaagttaacaatcatataagttTCCAGTAACTCTAAAATTTATGGGATTCAAaactaataatttctaaaaagcaAACTCAAGATCTAACACTCTACCCTCACACAAATCATTTGACTTCTTGCTAACATCTGGTGCAGCCCTTCCACATCCACAAAATATTCCGGTTTCAATTCTTCACAGTTTGTTCGTGAAGGGTGTCACGATGGGGTTTGAACTGGGAGAGGATGACTTGGAGGCTTCCGGGCTATATCCAGACCTGGAATTTAGAACGATCGATCAActtcttgatatttttctcACTAGCCCTCCAGATGCTGCAGCTGCTGCTTTTGAATGAGTTTTATGATATGTGATTTCCAtgtcttgaatttgttttcttgtttgtaaCGTCCGCAGATAGACGGACATCTAAAGGATCAGGTTGTGAGGCCGAGCTAGGCCATTATCTCTAATAATCGAAGTCCTTTCTCTATCACCTTCTGTTTCCTGTTGCTGAGACTTGTTAGAATTGGCTTTGGTACTGCAGTTATTATTGTCGTCTCCAGGACATTATCATCAAGAAGGTGGAACAAAATATAGAGATCTTTGCTAGACTTTAATATAGAGATCAAAACGCCATGGATTCAAGAAGAATTTCCCATGCAAGATTTCATGATATCTggcaaaattaaagttttatttatttcatctcaTTTCAGATTGCAGTAGTTCAGAAACTGGAACAGCAATTCTATTAGTTtctgtgtgtttggtattgcaattgctgttatggttgtgattttaaaaaaattatttttagaaaaagtaTTTGTAGTcgagattggtttgaaaaaatatatgtttggttaaaactgtgattgaaattgaggttgaacaaaaagtagtttaatgtgtttggttaaaaaaatgtttttcaaattgaggttataaaataatcaaaaaaaaaaatatatattatatatatatatgatttttaatttaaatattgtagatttaactattattattacaccatgaaataaataatattaatatcaactattttttattattccattaaactatttgcaaTGTCATTACGtatgaaatctatccaacaaggactatatttttcatggttttttaggcacgcaacaacaaaaattgaattttttaatttatgtagtgttatttaaataataaagattgtgatatctttattattggaattgcgatcaaattccacaaatgctacgtcatcatgcgatatctttttaatttacgtagtgttattaaataatattaaatactagtttttcgagtaaaatacaatttttttaaaaaaaaaattacattttcattacgtacaaaagtcattcgacaagaactatagtttccatgattttttgagcgtgcaataaaattaggtaaaatattatcaggaataaaattaagattacagtacgagtaaatttaattcactttaaactaattatttttttttttaaaaaaaaactccactGTTCCTTAAAAATACCCacaagaagcagcaaaatgctacTTCTCCAATCTTGCAGCCgaacaacaaaaattaatggaTCCTACCAAGCAAAATCAATTTTACTTGCTTTATCAAACACTGATATGTGTGGCTAAGGGTGAAAGCACTCTTAGTTTTGAAAGACAATGTGGTTGTTTTGGTACGTAACCATGTTTTTCTCTTAGCTTTTTGACTCTTTAGCACCTAATATCAAATCTTTCACTTCACCTGCTTTTGTTTCTAATAGACATGGAACAAGTGATGAAGACTGCACtgtagaagaaaaagaagaagaagatgatgtgAAGTGAGTTGCTTGCCATCACATTGGAAAAATTAAGttgaatgatttatttatttttttttataaaaatttgtcAAGTAGATAAGATtgagattatataaaaaaataaaccaataaaaccATATCAGAgcaattttcatattatttaattaaaaattaagactaaataaaaaattggatcTAAGAATTTTttctgaaagaaaagttaaagcaAAAATGTTACAAAACAAAGCAAACAGAGGAGGATATTGGTTACACCTTCCACCCTTTGAATTCTCAAGCCATCAATCCTTGAAAATTTGAGGTTTGATGAAAAATggcattaaataataataaatgaaggaaaaaaaaaggttttgtttagtttttacttgtaaaaataacaaaactaaaattttataaaaaattaaaaataaaattaaaaccaaatcaaCATCAAATCGGTTCCAAGCGACAGGGAAAATAAATTCATGGCGCCGCCTATGAAAATTGTTGATGAATATCACCACAATAACACAATTTCTGACATTTTTGTCGGCTTTGAAAGTATAACTATCATGTGCTCCTCTACGTTCGTATTGTGTGGTCATTCATGTTCactcatatcatttttttttttttaatttataaaaagtgTTTGGATGAGCTTGTACATaccttaactattttttatgaattttaaaattaatgattaaataagTCTCTAGTAACCATCAATATTAGCAATCACATGGCTCGAATttaaaactgtaaaaaaaaaaaaaaaaaattcttaatccAAAACTCTTACCAATAGATCAccactaaataattaaaaactacaCGCAAGTCATCAATATTTCCATGTCATTTTACCGGGTTCAAGATTGCTTTCCATGTTAGGAAccagagagagaaaaggatggTAGGAAAACAAGAGCAAAAACTATACGCAAGTCAGCATTTATTAGACCAGAGTAGATGCCTTGGGGACCTCTTAGCAGATTATCCCCACTGTGGGTGAAATTAGAGTCTAGAGTTTTTAGCATCAATGACACCACATTATTTTATCAGGGAGAAGTCATCATAAGAtattgtatttataaaatataattgtaattgtaattttatttctgatgattttttagttgatattgTTCCATGTTGTAAAAGCTAAGACAATCACAGCCCTTCTCCAATGGATTATGTTCGTAATGAGataataaatagtttaatggaatgattgaagaacaacaataatataactttcttattttgtatgtataacaacaaaaaaattgcaCACTAGGGCTactaacaaattgaaaattcaaacatgtttttttttttggtaattttattaccaaaaacactaaaaaaattacttaatcaAATACATATAAACGACTTTTTAATCAACATcatcaatcataattttaataaaacatatattttataataacaaaaaacacttttaaaagttACTTTATAAAACCTATTATTTACTAACCGTAATTATATAAGCCATCATTCTCACGAACACTCTCTATAATACTTTAGAGAGTGCTACTTCCTAAATCTtagttaattatgttatttattgTGTAAATTGAAAATAGTTGAATAATAACCATAAGTTTACATGTGGCATTATACTTCAAGAGCTTTTGGCATTTTATTGAAATAcatgtgtttttgtttattataatgGATTAATGAGagcataaatatttgtttttttctactttgtttattagaattttttttttaattaaaaatattattgattgatttatcGACGGACTAATTCCATCAGAAAGTTCCAAAGAGTTgacaaaaaattacatgaaatgcCACTTCATATTGCAGATGGAATCACCGATGTAATAAATCCCTTAGAAAATATCAGAGAGTTGGAAAAAGTTACAGTAAATTCCACATACAACATGTACTCACCGATGAAATTACAAATGGTATTTCATATCAGTGATATGGCATACTCAACAATGGTATAACCAACAAAACAATGTTgggaagttttttttgtttgacgcGTTTTGTTCGTCTGTAATTTCATTGGTGATAATATTACCAATAGGATGGCCAACTAAtagtccaatgacaagagcgagaacGAAACAACTACAAAGGGCCTTGATGAGTCAAATTAGAATGATTGAAGTTGcatcggagttaaaaattagcaatcagtttgaaattggtacAAGGGTGCTTATTTATCTACAATTGAAACTTGAAAATGGGAAAaaccttaatggttctttttttatgttgggctacttgaatttgaattgataatacaaataagtgaaggaattgatgctgtttacaaTCAGAATAGTAGATGAATTTGTACCTGATTTTGAAGTCACCCATTGCAAGTGAAGACAAGACTAATCTAGGtagattttaagtttaaaacgtgatctttctagattGCCTAACCATGATTGCATTAAACTTTTGTGCAAGAAATTATAATcgttttaaatttggtttgtttatgtttcaattaaggTAAAAAAAGTGTGCTAGTTACTTTTTCAAATTCTAATTTTTGGGCTTAACTTCTATCATgttgaatttttcttcttctttttttttggtgtgtttttgcattatatttgttttttttttgttttttttttcttaataattgtataaatgttgttgtaggatttgttttaatatgagatcaatttttagttgatttatttataggattttttaatttatagcgatcgtaacttcttttttttttttaatatgaaattatttttagttgatttatttatttgttgttgttgtttatttttttgtgttatttatttattgtaaatttgtttgagttgattttcttctcttttttttgcaaGAAACTCAGTTCTGAGTATTAtggaatgttgatttatgttaatttaattattttttagttttgttaaatagatttttttaaaaaaatatttttaaataatcatcgATAGAATTGCATACagtatttttattggttatatGACAAGTTTTCGGGGGGGAGTACTAACATAATAAAACGAATAAATTTTCTTAGCGtgttttttctgttaataaatctaccaataataatatttttttattaccgatgaACTCATGAACAAATAACGATGAGAATTTTACTAATAGGACATTTCTGTTTGCGATCCTGTCAGTGAATTAATTGCCGAAAGAATAATACTGCAAATACAGACGGAAAATCTCCGGTTTCTATTCTTTTCACCTTTTAAAAGCATGTATTGTTGTTTGTGAGATTCTTTTCACCTTTTAAAAGCATTTGACCTCTTGCTAACATCCGGTGCAGCCCTTCCACACATCCACAAAATATTCCCGTTTCAATTCTTCACAGTTTGTTCGTGAAGGGTGACACGACGGGGTTTGAGCTGGGAGAGGATGACTTGGATCTAGTGTGTCACCTTCTGTTTCCTGTTCCTGAGACTTGTTAGAATTGGCTTTGGTACTGCAATTATTATTGTCGTCTCCAGGACAATATCATCAAGAAGGTGGAACAAAATATAGAGATCTTTGCTAGACTTTAATGGCTCTTTTTTTAGTTAGGCATCCAAATTCTCATAAGAATAATACACGAGTGCAtaacattatattattattattaatattgctaccattaccaccaccaccaccaatatATTATTTGCACTCACCATAATTCGCTCTCTATTATTACTTTACAAATCATGAAATATTCAATATTATTCTCCATACTTGCAGATCTTGGAGGAGTAGAGTTCAGTTGGGTCTTTTAAAGCCTGTATTAATGTCGACATGTTTGCCCTGTCTGCTTTGTAAAAGTGGAAACAATGTAGCGTGCAGAGTTACCACCAAAACTTGTCAAGTGATAACGCAATCCGTCAGTCAACTAACCGTCGGTCATGCTTCaagaccaaaaacaaaaaaaaccaggtTGTTAGATCTATTGAAAGCAAAGTTGTCAATTCCGTTTTGTTTGGTCCGGAATAGCTGAAACATtacataccaattcaaaaaaaagaacaaaataaaacaagtttcatctcattttaaatctcggtccgttccggattttttggttaaattttgGCCTGAACGTTCCGGTTTCTTTTCACATGTTCCATTccactcttgaaaagtcattgaatcaaattgaaccttgttcaatttaattaattaaaccgtccaagtataaaaagctctttttcattgctatttttaataacaatgatattaataataatagtaaaaattattattactattttcattaacaatgatattaattttttaaaattagatttatcactaatatatatgatttatcataacccaattttgaccatttttattttaattattattattattttatttactaaaaaggataaaataacgatgataaaaaaaaaataatgatgaaaaacaagtaaaataatataaatgaagaatgaattaaaaatttaggttaagggcaacatgattggaagttttggggtttaattaaactttgaaattaatttaattaatcaaatcaaggtttttaattggagaattgataagttttaagatttaattaagcttgaaattaatttaattaatccaattaagggtttaattggagactTGATAAGTTttaagacttaattaagcttggaattaatttaattaatccaattaagggtttaattggagagttgataagttttgagacttaattaaacttgaaattaatttaattaatgaaatcagggacttaattgaagaaatataaaagtttggggtttaattggggtTCAAATTGCAAACATTAAAACCCAAGGACCAGATTGAAAATGTCTCGGAAATGCAAGGATCCAATTACGTTTTAACCAGTGGCTTGAGTGCAAAAGTATAATAAtgccagggaccaaattgaaagcagCCTTTAGAGCTAGAAAACGGGG
Protein-coding sequences here:
- the LOC118035492 gene encoding eugenol synthase 1 isoform X3 → MENEKSKILIFGGTGYLGKYMVKASVSMGHKTYVYARPITTQSSPAKIGIREEFQAMGVTIVQGEFDEQEKLVSVLRHVDVVISTVAYPQVLDQLKIIEAIKVAGNIKRFFPSDFGVEEDRVTPLPPFEAFLEKKRKIRRATVEAGIPYTFVSANCFGAYFVNYLLRPREQPQDISVYGSGEAKAVINYEEDIAMYTIKIADDPETCNRVVIYRPQKNIVTQLELISLWEKKTGKTFNRIYVPEDEIVKLSENYILR
- the LOC118035492 gene encoding eugenol synthase 1 isoform X2, with product MENEKSKILIFGGTGYLGKYMVKASVSMGHKTYVYARPITTQSSPAKIGIREEFQAMGVTIVQGEFDEQEKLVSVLRHVDVVISTVAYPQVLDQLKIIEAIKVAGNIKRFFPSDFGVEEDRVTPLPPFEAFLEKKRKIRRATVEAGIPYTFVSANCFGAYFVNYLLRPREQPQDISVYGSGEAKAVINYEEDIAMYTIKIADDPETCNRVVIYRPQKNIVTQLELISLWEKKTGKTFNRIYVPEDEIVKLSESDFFSPFKSI
- the LOC118035492 gene encoding eugenol synthase 1 isoform X1 → MENEKSKILIFGGTGYLGKYMVKASVSMGHKTYVYARPITTQSSPAKIGIREEFQAMGVTIVQGEFDEQEKLVSVLRHVDVVISTVAYPQVLDQLKIIEAIKVAGNIKRFFPSDFGVEEDRVTPLPPFEAFLEKKRKIRRATVEAGIPYTFVSANCFGAYFVNYLLRPREQPQDISVYGSGEAKAVINYEEDIAMYTIKIADDPETCNRVVIYRPQKNIVTQLELISLWEKKTGKTFNRIYVPEDEIVKLSETLPHPQNIPVSILHSLFVKGVTMGFELGEDDLEASGLYPDLEFRTIDQLLDIFLTSPPDAAAAAFE